A single genomic interval of Ramlibacter sp. harbors:
- a CDS encoding sulfatase-like hydrolase/transferase: MTRPNIVFIVADDLGFADLGCYGGRVPVSPVLDQLAARGIKFTQGYANSPVCSPTRFALMTARYQYRLRGAAEEPINSKSRGSTTLGLPPGHPTLPSLLKASGYRTALVGKWHMGYPPSFGPLRSGYEEFFGPMSGGVDYFTHCSSNGAHDLWFGEEEKQEQGYLTDLLSHRAVDYVNRVAPGAREGTPFFLSLHYTAPHWPWETRDDEALAQEVKNNLFHLHGGNIHTYRRMIQHMDEGIGWVMDALRQHGLADNTLVVFTSDNGGERFSDNWPLVGGKMDLTEGGIRVPWIAHWPAAIAPGGESPQLCMTMDWSTTMLDAAGVAPHPDYPLDGVSLMPVLGDPAHQFNRPLHWRMNHRGQRALREGPWKYLRVDGHDYLFDLSADERERANLAAHQPERLDAMRAHWEAWNDTMPAIPADATVSLGYSVKDMPQR, from the coding sequence ATGACCCGACCCAACATCGTTTTCATCGTGGCCGACGACCTCGGCTTCGCCGACCTGGGCTGCTACGGCGGCCGGGTGCCGGTGTCGCCGGTGCTGGACCAGCTGGCGGCGCGCGGCATCAAGTTCACGCAAGGCTATGCCAACTCGCCCGTGTGTTCGCCCACGCGCTTCGCGCTCATGACCGCGCGCTACCAGTACCGCCTGCGCGGCGCGGCCGAGGAGCCGATCAACAGCAAAAGCCGCGGCAGCACCACGCTGGGCCTGCCGCCCGGGCACCCCACCCTGCCCTCGCTGCTCAAGGCCAGCGGCTACCGCACAGCGCTGGTCGGCAAGTGGCACATGGGCTACCCGCCCAGCTTTGGCCCGCTGCGCTCGGGCTATGAGGAGTTCTTCGGCCCCATGTCGGGCGGGGTGGACTACTTCACCCACTGCTCCTCCAACGGCGCCCATGACCTGTGGTTTGGCGAAGAGGAAAAGCAGGAGCAAGGCTACCTCACCGACCTGCTCTCGCACCGCGCCGTGGACTACGTGAACCGCGTGGCGCCGGGTGCCCGGGAGGGCACGCCCTTCTTCCTGAGCCTGCACTACACGGCGCCACACTGGCCCTGGGAGACACGCGACGACGAAGCCCTGGCGCAGGAGGTGAAGAACAACCTGTTCCACCTGCACGGCGGCAACATCCACACCTACCGCCGCATGATCCAGCACATGGACGAGGGCATTGGCTGGGTGATGGACGCCTTGAGGCAGCACGGCCTGGCCGACAACACGCTGGTGGTGTTCACCAGTGACAACGGCGGCGAGCGCTTCAGCGACAACTGGCCTCTGGTGGGCGGCAAGATGGACCTGACCGAAGGCGGCATCCGCGTGCCCTGGATCGCGCACTGGCCGGCCGCGATCGCGCCCGGCGGTGAAAGCCCGCAACTGTGCATGACCATGGACTGGTCTACGACGATGCTGGATGCCGCAGGCGTGGCACCCCACCCCGACTACCCGCTGGACGGGGTTTCCCTGATGCCCGTGCTCGGCGATCCGGCGCATCAGTTCAACCGCCCGCTGCACTGGCGCATGAACCACCGTGGCCAGCGCGCGCTGCGCGAGGGGCCCTGGAAGTACCTGCGCGTGGACGGCCACGATTACCTGTTCGACCTGTCGGCCGACGAGCGCGAGCGCGCCAACCTGGCGGCCCACCAGCCCGAGCGGCTGGACGCGATGCGCGCGCACTGGGAAGCCTGGAACGACACCATGCCCGCGATACCGGCCGATGCCACGGTCAGCCTGGGCTATTCGGTCAAGGACATGCCCCAGCGTTAA
- a CDS encoding SulP family inorganic anion transporter translates to MSDLSRWFPFLKWPRPGAALLRGEVGASLTVAVVMIPQSVAYAALAGMPLVTGLYATFLPMLVAVMFSSSTRLSVGPSALSSVLVGASLIGLATPASAQWVSLAVWLALMAGFIQFALGATGASWVLNLVTSPVLTGFSQAAALLIIASQVPALIGLQGPLASLWSAPHFDLAALAFGLGSLGLFVAGKRWAPRLPTVLVVVAAAAALSHWSGYSLTGAVIGALPVGLPVPYWPGWPGWETLGTLVVPAAVITLVSSLEMASSAKIESQHDARRWDASQDLIGQGLGKIVSGLSGSFPTSTSFSRSAITLYAGARTGWATVSATVVVLVVLLFLTPALSHVPRAVLAAVVVAAVASLVKPRSLARLWQIDRVEASTALVTFAVTLLTAPRIYWGVLTGVLMGLAHFLYLRLHPRIIEVGLHPDGSLRDRHLWQLAPLAPRLYALRMDAELDFASATALERDLLAHLAAHPDTREVCLFAQPINRIDATGVEVFGQLRSALRDRGITLHISGIKLPVERVLRKAGALDEDPLLRLYRTDAEALQAFGRPTAQPPET, encoded by the coding sequence ATGAGCGACCTCTCCCGCTGGTTCCCCTTTCTCAAGTGGCCTCGCCCTGGCGCCGCGCTGCTGCGCGGCGAGGTCGGCGCCAGCCTGACCGTGGCGGTGGTGATGATCCCGCAGTCGGTGGCCTACGCCGCGCTTGCGGGCATGCCGCTGGTCACCGGGCTGTACGCCACCTTCCTGCCGATGCTGGTGGCCGTGATGTTCAGCAGCTCCACGCGGCTGTCGGTCGGGCCCTCGGCGCTGTCCAGCGTGCTGGTGGGCGCCTCGCTGATCGGGCTGGCCACGCCGGCCAGCGCGCAGTGGGTGTCGCTGGCGGTCTGGCTGGCGCTGATGGCGGGGTTCATCCAGTTCGCGCTGGGCGCCACCGGCGCGTCGTGGGTGCTCAACCTGGTCACCTCGCCGGTGCTCACGGGCTTCAGCCAGGCAGCGGCACTGCTCATCATCGCCTCGCAGGTGCCGGCCCTGATCGGCCTGCAGGGGCCGCTGGCCAGCCTGTGGAGCGCGCCACACTTTGACCTGGCGGCCCTGGCCTTTGGCCTGGGCAGCCTCGGGCTGTTCGTGGCCGGCAAGCGCTGGGCGCCGCGCCTGCCCACCGTGCTCGTGGTGGTGGCTGCAGCGGCCGCGCTGAGCCATTGGAGCGGCTACTCGCTCACGGGCGCGGTCATCGGCGCCTTGCCGGTGGGCCTGCCGGTTCCCTACTGGCCGGGCTGGCCGGGCTGGGAGACCCTGGGCACGCTGGTGGTGCCCGCCGCCGTGATCACGCTGGTGAGCTCGCTCGAAATGGCGTCCAGCGCCAAGATCGAGAGCCAGCACGACGCCAGGCGCTGGGACGCCAGCCAGGACCTGATCGGCCAGGGCCTGGGCAAGATCGTGTCAGGCCTGTCAGGCAGTTTTCCAACCAGCACCTCGTTCTCGCGCTCGGCCATCACGCTGTACGCGGGCGCGCGCACCGGCTGGGCCACGGTGTCAGCCACCGTGGTGGTGCTGGTGGTGCTGCTGTTTCTCACGCCAGCGCTGTCGCATGTGCCACGCGCGGTGCTCGCGGCCGTGGTGGTGGCCGCCGTGGCCAGCCTGGTCAAGCCGCGCTCGCTGGCGCGGCTGTGGCAGATCGACCGGGTGGAGGCCAGCACGGCACTGGTGACCTTTGCCGTGACCCTGCTCACGGCGCCGCGGATCTACTGGGGGGTGCTCACGGGCGTGCTGATGGGGCTGGCCCATTTCCTGTACCTGCGGCTGCACCCGCGCATCATTGAAGTGGGCCTGCACCCCGACGGCAGCCTGCGCGACCGCCACCTGTGGCAACTGGCTCCCCTGGCGCCACGGCTGTATGCGCTGCGCATGGACGCGGAACTGGACTTTGCCTCGGCCACCGCACTGGAACGCGACCTGCTGGCGCATCTGGCGGCCCATCCGGACACCCGCGAGGTCTGCCTGTTTGCCCAGCCCATCAACCGCATTGACGCGACCGGCGTGGAGGTGTTCGGCCAGTTGCGCAGCGCGTTGCGGGACCGCGGCATCACGCTGCACATCAGCGGCATCAAGCTGCCGGTGGAGCGGGTGCTGCGCAAGGCCGGGGCGCTGGACGAAGACCCGTTGCTGCGGCTGTACCGCACCGATGCCGAGGCCCTGCAAGCCTTCGGGCGGCCCACCGCGCAGCCGCCCGAAACATGA